One genomic segment of Hordeum vulgare subsp. vulgare chromosome 2H, MorexV3_pseudomolecules_assembly, whole genome shotgun sequence includes these proteins:
- the LOC123429690 gene encoding protein PYRICULARIA ORYZAE RESISTANCE 21-like, giving the protein MAEKISTLILKVDLGCCPCYKKIRKILCKLQDEESIRSISYDDGKHTIAVAGPFDPHKLSCKIRCKGGKVIKSIHIPPPPTNTSAKDKRDKEPPPPPPVEEKPPHNHTSPPVTPAGNQEKKPAELELPLGPSLPSPVAEKARPVSPIDVKPPTVEIPSWPAPPQPQPQPMGVGHYCGCRPCYQGYYEGCRCCSCGRVYGYAVSVMPTPAGCYAAGGGGYRSACQLLSEEDPTTACTLM; this is encoded by the exons ATGGCAGAGAAG ATCTCCACGCTGATCCTCAAGGTTGATCTTGGCTGCTGCCCGTGTTACAAAAAGATCCGCAAGATCCTTTGCAAACTCCAAG ATGAGGAGAGTATCAGGAGCATCTCCTACGACGATGGGAAGCATACGATCGCGGTGGCCGGGCCGTTCGACCCGCACAAGCTCTCCTGCAAGATCAGGTGCAAGGGAGGCAAGGTGATCAAGAGCATCCACATCCCGCCGCCGCCAACCAACACTTCAGCTAAGGACAAACGGGACAAGGAGCCACCCCCGCCGCCACCCGTGGAGGAGAAGCCCCCTCACAACCACACATCACCACCGGTGACGCCGGCGGGGAACCAAGAGAAGAAGCCTGCCGAGCTAGAGCTGCCGTTGGGTCCTTCATTGCCGTCGCCGGTAGCGGAGAAGGCGAGGCCCGTTTCGCCGATCGACGTGAAGCCGCCGACGGTGGAGATCCCTTCGTGGCCGGCACCGCCGCAGCCGCAGCCGCAGCCAATGGGAGTGGGACACTACTGTGGCTGCAGGCCGTGCTACCAGGGGTACTACGAGGGGTGCAGGTGCTGCAGCTGCGGCAGGGTGTACGGCTACGCCGTCAGCGTCATGCCAACGCCGGCGGGGTGCTACGCTGCCGGTGGCGGGGGGTACAGGTCAGCCTGCCAGCTCTTGAGCGAGGAGGATCCCACCACTGCTTGCACCCTCATGTGA
- the LOC123428994 gene encoding AT-rich interactive domain-containing protein 2-like yields MDLSAASALAVLSKLQLLGFCAGLQIPDDAADPSEVFDAILAAFLREVYPGERDARPLPASLGDGRCVDLLRLFTAVRAAGGYAVASSPSAGVWAAAAGSAALAAPVKLLYAKYLGALERWIQRLPEAQPPPAEEMRQELLCVFGANGVEMEEPSMDCNGRGRKRKMEDMAGMLDWVRGLAETVSEEGAIAAGLADGYFPVALAAREAVARKRVRRASVTSGAFLQEIGCRCCRSITCARIGVQCSKKLQLVVQQPGSDTNKLTAVVESMNGSSMVIESESNLNGQSKHSANRQRNKLLVGSNYQAVVPQWTGVLPENYSDPETLKWLGTKIWPPENQHKIAPVYCDPIGRGREDVCSCNIPRSVECVRFHIAERRLQLRRELGSAFYGWGFDSMGEEVALSWTDEEEASFKAVMQVNAPSSGRNLLNHLHSSLRWKRRKELVSYYFNCFLLRRRCYQNRITPKKIDSDDEEETEFRFLGNRMGQSATKYDSTKRTVCIQSSHCMDLDQ; encoded by the exons ATGGATCTTTCCGCCGCAAGCGCCCTCGCCGTCCTCAGCAAGCTGCAGTTACTCGGCTTCTGCGCCGGCCTCCAGATCCCCGACGACGCCGCCGACCCCTCCGAGGTGTTCGACGCCATCCTCGCCGCGTTCCTGCGCGAGGTCTACCCCGGCGAGCGCGACGCGCGCCCGCTCCCGGCGTCCCTCGGCGACGGGCGCTGCGTGGACCTCCTCCGCCTCTTCACTGCCGTCCGCGCCGCCGGCGGCTACGCCGTGGCCTCGTCGCCCTCCGCTGGCGTATGGGCCGCAGCGGCCGGATCCGCCGCCCTCGCCGCGCCAGTCAAGCTGCTCTATGCTAAGTACCTGGGCGCCCTCGAGCGCTGGATCCAGCGGCTCCCGGAGGCGCAACCACCGCCGGCCGAGGAGATGCGGCAGGAGCTGCTCTGCGTCTTTGGTGCCAATGGAGTTGAGATGGAGGAGCCGTCCATGGACTGTAATGGGAGGGGTCGGAAGAGGAAGATGGAGGACATGGCTGGGATGCTGGATTGGGTGAGGGGGCTCGCCGAGACGGTCTCCGAGGAGGGCGCCATCGCCGCCGGGTTGGCAGATGGATACTTCCCGGTGGCATTGGCGGCGCGGGAGGCGGTGGCCAGGAAGAGGGTTCGCCGCGCAAGCGTCACCAGCGGCGCGTTCTTGCAG GAAATTGGTTGCAGGTGCTGCAGGAGTATCACCTGTGCCAGAATTGGTGTTCAATGCAGCAAAAAGCTTCAACTTGTTGTTCAACAACCTGGTTCTGATACTAATAAACTAACAGCAGTTGTTGAAAGTATGAATGGATCCTCAATGGTCATAGAGAGTGAGAGCAATTTGAATGGACAATCGAAGCATTCTGCAAATCGGCAGAGGAACAAACTACTAGTGGGCTCCAATTATCAAGCAGTGGTGCCACAGTGGACCGGCGTTCTGCCTGAAAATTATAGTGATCCGGAAACCCTCAAATGGTTGGGAACAaaaatttggcctccggaaaaccAGCACAAAATAGCACCAGTTTACTGTGACCCGATTGGCAGAGGCAGAGAAGATGTTTGCAGCTGCAACATCCCACGATCAGTCGAATGTGTTAGGTTTCATATTGCAGAAAGGCGACTCCAGCTGAGACGTGAACTCGGATCTGCCTTCTATGGGTGGGGATTTGACAGCATGGGCGAGGAGGTTGCGCTTTCTTGGACAGATGAAGAGGAGGCAAGTTTCAAGGCTGTAATGCAAGTAAACGCACCATCTTCTGGAAGGAATTTATTGAACCATCTCCACTCATCCTTGCGCTGGAAGCGAAGGAAAGAACTCGTGAGCTATTATTTTAATTGTTTTCTGCTTAGGCGGAGGTGTTACCAGAATAGGATCACACCAAAGAagatagatagtgatgatgaggaagagacAGAGTTTAGGTTTTTGGGAAACCGTATGGGACAAAGTGCAACCAAGTATGACAGCACCAAGCGCACCGTTTGCATTCAAAGTAGTCACTGCATGGATCTTGATCAGTAG